The Apium graveolens cultivar Ventura chromosome 6, ASM990537v1, whole genome shotgun sequence genome contains a region encoding:
- the LOC141666562 gene encoding uncharacterized protein LOC141666562, producing the protein MPQTPRKGHIYPQTRKNPTEVEGDAAETGGDSEAEVQLDFDGHGPNWLVGRTGITRKTKKNAMKIERTNSAKLEKLWEELASEMEEKMNKKMENILGKLAEENSSLNIIVKELLVDACAGDRDGTATGGEEEVDEEAVPLEED; encoded by the exons atGCCTCAGACCCCTAGAAAAGGACATATCTACCCTCAGACTCGCAAGAATCCTACTGAG GTTGAAGGTGATGCCGCAGAAACTGGTGGTGACAGTGAAGCGGAAGTTCAGCTGGACTTTGATGGTCATGGGCCAAACTGGTTGGTTGGCAGGACTGGCATAACAAGGAAAACGAAGAAAAATGCTATGAAAATTGAGAGGACAAATTCAGCAAAACTAGAAAAGCTATGGGAGGAGTTAGCTTCTGAAATGGAGGAGAAAATGAACAAAAAAATGGAGAATATATTAGGAAAGTTGGCCGAGGAGAATTCGTCGCTAAACATCATTGTAAAAGAATTGTTGGTCGACGCTTGTGCCGGGGATCGAGATGGGACTGCCACAGGTGGAGAGGAAGAAGTAGATGAAGAGGCAGTTCCacttgaagaagattga